A region of Takifugu flavidus isolate HTHZ2018 chromosome 2, ASM371156v2, whole genome shotgun sequence DNA encodes the following proteins:
- the galns gene encoding N-acetylgalactosamine-6-sulfatase isoform X3: MHHNMLLPGTKTRKCFISKHHHHAHGRPRAALLTGRLPVRNGFYTTNGHARNAYTPQEIVGGISKDEILLPRMLKKRGYFNKIVGKWHLGHRPQYLPLEHGFDEWFGAPNCHFGPYNNSVRPNIPVYRNSWMLGRYYEEFKIDKKTGESNLTQMYLLEGLDFIQRQAEAQKPFFLYWTPDATHAPVYASKDFLGKSQRGRYGDAVMELDYSVGKILSLLRRLGIDSNTFVFFTSDNGAALMSGPNESGSNGPFLCGKETTFEGGMREPAIAWWPGHIREGTVSFQLANVMDLFTTSLALAGMSPPDDRTIDGMDLTPVLLLNTVLDRPIFYYRGNELMAVRLGQYKAHYWTWSNSWEELKKGINFCPGQEVPHVTTHEQKEHTMEPLIFHLGRDPGEKYPISVLAKEYQDVLSWISPVVEKHRSTLVAGIPQLNMCDVAVMNWAPAGCEMLGKCLKVPSSQPSKCDWPH, from the exons ATGCACCATAACATGTTGTTGCCTGGCACAAAAACCAGGAAATGTTTCATCTccaaacatcatcatcatgctCATGGACGAC CCAGAGCTGCACTTCTGACTGGGAGACTGCCTGTGAGAAATGGGTTTTACACCACTAATGGTCATGCTAGAAATG CATACACTCCACAGGAAATAGTGGGAGGCATCTCTAAAGATGAAATTCTATTACCCCGGATGTTGAAGAAAAGGGGCTATTTCAACAAGATTGTTGGTAAATG GCATCTGGGCCACAGACCCCAGTACCTGCCTCTGGAGCATGGATTCGATGAATGGTTCGGGGCACCAAACTGCCACTTTGGGCCCTACAACAACAGCGTCCGACCCAACATCCCCGTCTACCGCAACTCTTGGATGCTTGGCAG GTACTATGAGGAGTTTAAAATTGACAAGAAGACGGGAGAGTCCAACCTCACACAAATGTACTTGCTG GAAGGCCTCGACTTCATACAAAGACAGGCAGAGGCCCAGAAACCGTTCTTCCTCTACTGGACCCCTGATGCCACCCACGCCCCCGTATACGCCTCTAAAGACTTCTTGGGGAAGAGCCAACGTGGACG GTACGGCGATGCAGTGATGGAGCTCGACTACAGCGTCGGAAAGATCCTGTCGTTGTTGCGCCGTCTGGGCATTGACAGCAATACCTTCGTCTTCTTTACATCAGACAACGGAGCTGCTTTAATGTCAGGCCCGAATGAGA GTGGCAGCAACGGGCCGTTCCTGTGTGGGAAGGAGACCACGTTTGAAGGAGGCATGAGAGAACCTGCCATCGCCTGGTGGCCCGGACACATCCGGGAGGGCACG GTGAGCTTCCAGTTGGCAAACGTGATGGACCTGTTCACCACCAGTCTGGCTCTGGCAGGCATGAGCCCTCCTGATGACAGAACCATTGACGGAATGGACCTGACACCAGTCCTGCTGCTTAACACTGTCCTGGACAG GCCGATCTTCTATTACCGTGGGAACGAACTGATGGCCGTGAGGCTCGGCCAGTACAAAGCGCACTACTGGACCTGGAGCAACTCgtgggaggagctgaagaag GGTATCAACTTTTGCCCGGGACAGGAGGTGCCACACGTGACCACTCATGAGCAGAAGGAGCACACAATGGAGCCGCTCATCTTTCACCTGGGGCGTGACCCAGGGGAAAAGTACCCCATCAG TGTTTTAGCCAAAGAGTACCAGGACGTGCTCAGCTGGATCTCACCTGTCGTGGAGAAGCACAGGTCCACTCTGGTGGCCGGTATCCCTCAGCTCAATATGTGCGACGTGGCTGTGATG AACTGGGCCCCGGCAGGCTGTGAAATGTTGGGCAAGTGTTTGAAAGTCCCCAGTTCTCAGCCCTCAAAGTGTGACTGGCCACATtaa
- the galns gene encoding N-acetylgalactosamine-6-sulfatase isoform X1 yields the protein MGFETLILLCTITCCCLAQKPGNVSSPNIIIMLMDDMGWGDLGAFGQPSKETPNLDAMAAQGMLLLNFYTANPLCSPSRAALLTGRLPVRNGFYTTNGHARNAYTPQEIVGGISKDEILLPRMLKKRGYFNKIVGKWHLGHRPQYLPLEHGFDEWFGAPNCHFGPYNNSVRPNIPVYRNSWMLGRYYEEFKIDKKTGESNLTQMYLLEGLDFIQRQAEAQKPFFLYWTPDATHAPVYASKDFLGKSQRGRYGDAVMELDYSVGKILSLLRRLGIDSNTFVFFTSDNGAALMSGPNESGSNGPFLCGKETTFEGGMREPAIAWWPGHIREGTVSFQLANVMDLFTTSLALAGMSPPDDRTIDGMDLTPVLLLNTVLDRPIFYYRGNELMAVRLGQYKAHYWTWSNSWEELKKGINFCPGQEVPHVTTHEQKEHTMEPLIFHLGRDPGEKYPISVLAKEYQDVLSWISPVVEKHRSTLVAGIPQLNMCDVAVMNWAPAGCEMLGKCLKVPSSQPSKCDWPH from the exons ATGGGGTTTGAAACTTTGATTCTTCTATGCACCATAACATGTTGTTGCCTGGCACAAAAACCAGGAAATGTTTCATCTccaaacatcatcatcatgctCATGGACGAC ATGGGTTGGGGAGATTTAGGAGCGTTTGGCCAGCCCTCTAAAGAGACCCCCAACTTGGATGCCATGGCTGCCCAGGGCATGCTGCTTCTTAATTTCTACACTGCCAATCCTCTGTGTTCGCCCT CCAGAGCTGCACTTCTGACTGGGAGACTGCCTGTGAGAAATGGGTTTTACACCACTAATGGTCATGCTAGAAATG CATACACTCCACAGGAAATAGTGGGAGGCATCTCTAAAGATGAAATTCTATTACCCCGGATGTTGAAGAAAAGGGGCTATTTCAACAAGATTGTTGGTAAATG GCATCTGGGCCACAGACCCCAGTACCTGCCTCTGGAGCATGGATTCGATGAATGGTTCGGGGCACCAAACTGCCACTTTGGGCCCTACAACAACAGCGTCCGACCCAACATCCCCGTCTACCGCAACTCTTGGATGCTTGGCAG GTACTATGAGGAGTTTAAAATTGACAAGAAGACGGGAGAGTCCAACCTCACACAAATGTACTTGCTG GAAGGCCTCGACTTCATACAAAGACAGGCAGAGGCCCAGAAACCGTTCTTCCTCTACTGGACCCCTGATGCCACCCACGCCCCCGTATACGCCTCTAAAGACTTCTTGGGGAAGAGCCAACGTGGACG GTACGGCGATGCAGTGATGGAGCTCGACTACAGCGTCGGAAAGATCCTGTCGTTGTTGCGCCGTCTGGGCATTGACAGCAATACCTTCGTCTTCTTTACATCAGACAACGGAGCTGCTTTAATGTCAGGCCCGAATGAGA GTGGCAGCAACGGGCCGTTCCTGTGTGGGAAGGAGACCACGTTTGAAGGAGGCATGAGAGAACCTGCCATCGCCTGGTGGCCCGGACACATCCGGGAGGGCACG GTGAGCTTCCAGTTGGCAAACGTGATGGACCTGTTCACCACCAGTCTGGCTCTGGCAGGCATGAGCCCTCCTGATGACAGAACCATTGACGGAATGGACCTGACACCAGTCCTGCTGCTTAACACTGTCCTGGACAG GCCGATCTTCTATTACCGTGGGAACGAACTGATGGCCGTGAGGCTCGGCCAGTACAAAGCGCACTACTGGACCTGGAGCAACTCgtgggaggagctgaagaag GGTATCAACTTTTGCCCGGGACAGGAGGTGCCACACGTGACCACTCATGAGCAGAAGGAGCACACAATGGAGCCGCTCATCTTTCACCTGGGGCGTGACCCAGGGGAAAAGTACCCCATCAG TGTTTTAGCCAAAGAGTACCAGGACGTGCTCAGCTGGATCTCACCTGTCGTGGAGAAGCACAGGTCCACTCTGGTGGCCGGTATCCCTCAGCTCAATATGTGCGACGTGGCTGTGATG AACTGGGCCCCGGCAGGCTGTGAAATGTTGGGCAAGTGTTTGAAAGTCCCCAGTTCTCAGCCCTCAAAGTGTGACTGGCCACATtaa
- the LOC130521841 gene encoding chemokine-like factor has protein sequence MSEGQYGGLLADLDVSFFKSKRGLLKVSQLGTLFVALVCFAVTVKATYVAATGLEFLVTALMVLFYILKLNKTITFFFWPLVDVCNSVFAAIYFCILSLMVLSTQRVVGALLGGILGLVVVGLLCADGFLLFKNITLNQSSSETRNPDLTNQPSYNSQDVTNQPTYNSQDLTNQPGYNSQDLTNQPGYNSQDLTNQPGYNSQDLTNQPGYNSQDLTNQPGYNSQDLTNQPTYNSQDVIDE, from the exons ATGTCAGAGGGTCAATATGGAGGTCTGCTTGCAGACTTGGACGTGTCTTTTTTCAAATCCAAGAGGGGGCTCCTAAAAGTGTCCCAGCTG GGGACCCTGTTTGTGGCCCTGGTATGTTTTGCTGTGACAGTTAAAGCCACATACGTGGCGGCCACAGGGTTGGAGTTTCTCGTCACGGCTCTCATGGTCCTTTTCTACATCCTGAAGCTCAACAAGACCATCACCTTCTTCTTCTGGCCCCTGGTT gATGTCTGCAACTCCGTCTTTGCAGCCATCTACTTCTGCATTCTGAGTCTGATGGTTCTGTCCACACAGAGGGTTGTAGGCGCATTACTTGGAGGG ATCCTGGGTCTTGTGGTGGTCGGGCTACTGTGTGCAGACGGCTTCCTGCTCTTCAAGAACATCACACTGAACCAGTCGAGCAGCGAAACCAGGAATCCAGATTTAACCAACCAGCCAAGTTACAACAGTCAAGATGTGACCAACCAGCCCACTTACAACAGTCAGGATTTGACCAACCAGCCAGGTTACAACAGTCAGGATTTGACCAACCAGCCAGGTTACAACAGTCAGGATTTAACCAACCAGCCAGGTTACAACAGTCAGGATTTGACCAACCAGCCAGGTTACAACAGTCAGGATTTAACCAACCAGCCAGGTTACAACAGTCAGGATTTAACCAACCAGCCCACTTACAACAGTCAGGATGTAATCGATGAATAA
- the pabpn1l gene encoding embryonic polyadenylate-binding protein 2 isoform X2 yields the protein MAGNHLDYDYLEDEAIDEHFAEDPELTAIKARVQELEMEEETERLKEDERCDAGEMQLMTCSPRPGPFYNMTPEERIDADNRSVYVGNVDYGATADELEIHFNGCGPVNRVTILCDRFSGHPKGFAYIEFSDRDSVNSAIGLHETLFRGRVLKVLPKRTNLPGISTTDRGGHRGGHTRGRGRGFRPPRYQNSSRGRFRYQSTRPQHQTPHPYYGGPSVEELGAGSSGQHYPQQR from the exons ATGGCTGGAAACCATCTGGATTACGACTACCTGGAGGACGAGGCCATCGACGAGCATTTCGCCGAAGACCCG GAGCTAACAGCCATCAAGGCCAGGGTTCAGGAGCtcgagatggaggaagagacgGAGCGGCTGAAGGAGGACGAGAGGTGCGACGCAGGGGAGATGCAGCTCATGACCTGCAGCCCTCGCCCCG GACCTTTCTACAATATGACCCCCGAGGAGAGGATAGATGCCGACAACAGATCGGTCTATGTGGGAAAT GTAGACTACGGAGCCACTGCAGACGAGCTGGAGATCCACTTCAATGGCTGCGGGCCGGTAAATCGAGTGACCATTCTGTGTGATAGGTTTTCTGGACATCCTAAGGG CTTTGCATACATCGAGTTCTCTGACCGAGACTCTGTGAATAGCGCTATTGGTTTGCATGAGACGCTATTCAGAGGAAGAGTTCTCAAG GTTTTGCCCAAGAGGACTAATCTGCCAGGCATCAGCACCACAGACAGGGGGGGACACAGAGGTGGCCACACCAGAGGCAGAGGTCGTGGTTTCCGTCCTCCTCGATACCAGAACAGCTCCCGAGGGAGGTTCCGGTACCAGTCCACCAGGCCTCAACATCAGACGCCCCACCCTTACTATGGAGGCCCCTCAGTGG AGGAGTTGGGGGCAGGGTCCAGTGGACAGCACTACCCTCAACAGCGCTAG
- the trappc2l gene encoding trafficking protein particle complex subunit 2-like protein, translating to MAVCIAVIAKENYPLYIRCVPVQNELKFHYTVHTSLDVVEEKISSAGKSIGDQRELYLGLLYPTEDYKVYGFVTNTKVKFVIVVDSSNTSLRDNEIRSMFRKLHNSFTDVMCNPFHIPGDTIKSKAFDSIVSGMMVQAG from the exons ATGGCGGTGTGCATAGCAGTTATTGCCAAAGAG AACTATCCACTGTACATTCGCTGCGTGCCCGTTCAAAATGAGTTGAAATTTCATTACACCGTCCACACCTCTCTGGATGTGGTCGAGGAGAAGATCTCCTCAGCGGGCAAGTCTATAGGAGACCAGAGAGAGCTGTACCTGGGGCTGCTCTATCCCACCGAAGACTACAAAGT ATATGGCTTTGTAACCAACACCAAGGTGAAATTTGTCATAGTTGTGGACTCCTCAAACACATCACTCCGggataatgagatcagaagt ATGTTCAGAAAATTGCACAACTCTTTCACGGATGTAATGTGCAACCCATTCCACATCCCAGGGGACACCATTAAGTCCAA gGCCTTTGACAGCATTGTATCTGGAATGATGGTACAGGCAGGCTGA
- the galns gene encoding N-acetylgalactosamine-6-sulfatase isoform X2: protein MGWGDLGAFGQPSKETPNLDAMAAQGMLLLNFYTANPLCSPSRAALLTGRLPVRNGFYTTNGHARNAYTPQEIVGGISKDEILLPRMLKKRGYFNKIVGKWHLGHRPQYLPLEHGFDEWFGAPNCHFGPYNNSVRPNIPVYRNSWMLGRYYEEFKIDKKTGESNLTQMYLLEGLDFIQRQAEAQKPFFLYWTPDATHAPVYASKDFLGKSQRGRYGDAVMELDYSVGKILSLLRRLGIDSNTFVFFTSDNGAALMSGPNESGSNGPFLCGKETTFEGGMREPAIAWWPGHIREGTVSFQLANVMDLFTTSLALAGMSPPDDRTIDGMDLTPVLLLNTVLDRPIFYYRGNELMAVRLGQYKAHYWTWSNSWEELKKGINFCPGQEVPHVTTHEQKEHTMEPLIFHLGRDPGEKYPISVLAKEYQDVLSWISPVVEKHRSTLVAGIPQLNMCDVAVMNWAPAGCEMLGKCLKVPSSQPSKCDWPH, encoded by the exons ATGGGTTGGGGAGATTTAGGAGCGTTTGGCCAGCCCTCTAAAGAGACCCCCAACTTGGATGCCATGGCTGCCCAGGGCATGCTGCTTCTTAATTTCTACACTGCCAATCCTCTGTGTTCGCCCT CCAGAGCTGCACTTCTGACTGGGAGACTGCCTGTGAGAAATGGGTTTTACACCACTAATGGTCATGCTAGAAATG CATACACTCCACAGGAAATAGTGGGAGGCATCTCTAAAGATGAAATTCTATTACCCCGGATGTTGAAGAAAAGGGGCTATTTCAACAAGATTGTTGGTAAATG GCATCTGGGCCACAGACCCCAGTACCTGCCTCTGGAGCATGGATTCGATGAATGGTTCGGGGCACCAAACTGCCACTTTGGGCCCTACAACAACAGCGTCCGACCCAACATCCCCGTCTACCGCAACTCTTGGATGCTTGGCAG GTACTATGAGGAGTTTAAAATTGACAAGAAGACGGGAGAGTCCAACCTCACACAAATGTACTTGCTG GAAGGCCTCGACTTCATACAAAGACAGGCAGAGGCCCAGAAACCGTTCTTCCTCTACTGGACCCCTGATGCCACCCACGCCCCCGTATACGCCTCTAAAGACTTCTTGGGGAAGAGCCAACGTGGACG GTACGGCGATGCAGTGATGGAGCTCGACTACAGCGTCGGAAAGATCCTGTCGTTGTTGCGCCGTCTGGGCATTGACAGCAATACCTTCGTCTTCTTTACATCAGACAACGGAGCTGCTTTAATGTCAGGCCCGAATGAGA GTGGCAGCAACGGGCCGTTCCTGTGTGGGAAGGAGACCACGTTTGAAGGAGGCATGAGAGAACCTGCCATCGCCTGGTGGCCCGGACACATCCGGGAGGGCACG GTGAGCTTCCAGTTGGCAAACGTGATGGACCTGTTCACCACCAGTCTGGCTCTGGCAGGCATGAGCCCTCCTGATGACAGAACCATTGACGGAATGGACCTGACACCAGTCCTGCTGCTTAACACTGTCCTGGACAG GCCGATCTTCTATTACCGTGGGAACGAACTGATGGCCGTGAGGCTCGGCCAGTACAAAGCGCACTACTGGACCTGGAGCAACTCgtgggaggagctgaagaag GGTATCAACTTTTGCCCGGGACAGGAGGTGCCACACGTGACCACTCATGAGCAGAAGGAGCACACAATGGAGCCGCTCATCTTTCACCTGGGGCGTGACCCAGGGGAAAAGTACCCCATCAG TGTTTTAGCCAAAGAGTACCAGGACGTGCTCAGCTGGATCTCACCTGTCGTGGAGAAGCACAGGTCCACTCTGGTGGCCGGTATCCCTCAGCTCAATATGTGCGACGTGGCTGTGATG AACTGGGCCCCGGCAGGCTGTGAAATGTTGGGCAAGTGTTTGAAAGTCCCCAGTTCTCAGCCCTCAAAGTGTGACTGGCCACATtaa
- the pabpn1l gene encoding embryonic polyadenylate-binding protein 2 isoform X1, protein MAGNHLDYDYLEDEAIDEHFAEDPELTAIKARVQELEMEEETERLKEDERCDAGEMQLMTCSPRPGPFYNMTPEERIDADNRSVYVGNVDYGATADELEIHFNGCGPVNRVTILCDRFSGHPKGFAYIEFSDRDSVNSAIGLHETLFRGRVLKVLPKRTNLPGISTTDRGGHRGGHTRGRGRGFRPPRYQNSSRGRFRYQSTRPQHQTPHPYYGGPSVGKRQWGHMDYHEQMPKRYPCLLLITPPSEELGAGSSGQHYPQQR, encoded by the exons ATGGCTGGAAACCATCTGGATTACGACTACCTGGAGGACGAGGCCATCGACGAGCATTTCGCCGAAGACCCG GAGCTAACAGCCATCAAGGCCAGGGTTCAGGAGCtcgagatggaggaagagacgGAGCGGCTGAAGGAGGACGAGAGGTGCGACGCAGGGGAGATGCAGCTCATGACCTGCAGCCCTCGCCCCG GACCTTTCTACAATATGACCCCCGAGGAGAGGATAGATGCCGACAACAGATCGGTCTATGTGGGAAAT GTAGACTACGGAGCCACTGCAGACGAGCTGGAGATCCACTTCAATGGCTGCGGGCCGGTAAATCGAGTGACCATTCTGTGTGATAGGTTTTCTGGACATCCTAAGGG CTTTGCATACATCGAGTTCTCTGACCGAGACTCTGTGAATAGCGCTATTGGTTTGCATGAGACGCTATTCAGAGGAAGAGTTCTCAAG GTTTTGCCCAAGAGGACTAATCTGCCAGGCATCAGCACCACAGACAGGGGGGGACACAGAGGTGGCCACACCAGAGGCAGAGGTCGTGGTTTCCGTCCTCCTCGATACCAGAACAGCTCCCGAGGGAGGTTCCGGTACCAGTCCACCAGGCCTCAACATCAGACGCCCCACCCTTACTATGGAGGCCCCTCAGTGGGTAAGAGACAGTGGGGACACATGGATTACCACGAACAGATGCCAAAACGATACCCATGTCTTCTTCTCATCACGCCACCATCAGAGGAGTTGGGGGCAGGGTCCAGTGGACAGCACTACCCTCAACAGCGCTAG
- the galns gene encoding N-acetylgalactosamine-6-sulfatase isoform X4, translating to MFCDIRHPQSTIRPYTPQEIVGGISKDEILLPRMLKKRGYFNKIVGKWHLGHRPQYLPLEHGFDEWFGAPNCHFGPYNNSVRPNIPVYRNSWMLGRYYEEFKIDKKTGESNLTQMYLLEGLDFIQRQAEAQKPFFLYWTPDATHAPVYASKDFLGKSQRGRYGDAVMELDYSVGKILSLLRRLGIDSNTFVFFTSDNGAALMSGPNESGSNGPFLCGKETTFEGGMREPAIAWWPGHIREGTVSFQLANVMDLFTTSLALAGMSPPDDRTIDGMDLTPVLLLNTVLDRPIFYYRGNELMAVRLGQYKAHYWTWSNSWEELKKGINFCPGQEVPHVTTHEQKEHTMEPLIFHLGRDPGEKYPISVLAKEYQDVLSWISPVVEKHRSTLVAGIPQLNMCDVAVMNWAPAGCEMLGKCLKVPSSQPSKCDWPH from the exons ATGTTTTGTGACATAAGGCACCCACAAAGCACAATACGTC CATACACTCCACAGGAAATAGTGGGAGGCATCTCTAAAGATGAAATTCTATTACCCCGGATGTTGAAGAAAAGGGGCTATTTCAACAAGATTGTTGGTAAATG GCATCTGGGCCACAGACCCCAGTACCTGCCTCTGGAGCATGGATTCGATGAATGGTTCGGGGCACCAAACTGCCACTTTGGGCCCTACAACAACAGCGTCCGACCCAACATCCCCGTCTACCGCAACTCTTGGATGCTTGGCAG GTACTATGAGGAGTTTAAAATTGACAAGAAGACGGGAGAGTCCAACCTCACACAAATGTACTTGCTG GAAGGCCTCGACTTCATACAAAGACAGGCAGAGGCCCAGAAACCGTTCTTCCTCTACTGGACCCCTGATGCCACCCACGCCCCCGTATACGCCTCTAAAGACTTCTTGGGGAAGAGCCAACGTGGACG GTACGGCGATGCAGTGATGGAGCTCGACTACAGCGTCGGAAAGATCCTGTCGTTGTTGCGCCGTCTGGGCATTGACAGCAATACCTTCGTCTTCTTTACATCAGACAACGGAGCTGCTTTAATGTCAGGCCCGAATGAGA GTGGCAGCAACGGGCCGTTCCTGTGTGGGAAGGAGACCACGTTTGAAGGAGGCATGAGAGAACCTGCCATCGCCTGGTGGCCCGGACACATCCGGGAGGGCACG GTGAGCTTCCAGTTGGCAAACGTGATGGACCTGTTCACCACCAGTCTGGCTCTGGCAGGCATGAGCCCTCCTGATGACAGAACCATTGACGGAATGGACCTGACACCAGTCCTGCTGCTTAACACTGTCCTGGACAG GCCGATCTTCTATTACCGTGGGAACGAACTGATGGCCGTGAGGCTCGGCCAGTACAAAGCGCACTACTGGACCTGGAGCAACTCgtgggaggagctgaagaag GGTATCAACTTTTGCCCGGGACAGGAGGTGCCACACGTGACCACTCATGAGCAGAAGGAGCACACAATGGAGCCGCTCATCTTTCACCTGGGGCGTGACCCAGGGGAAAAGTACCCCATCAG TGTTTTAGCCAAAGAGTACCAGGACGTGCTCAGCTGGATCTCACCTGTCGTGGAGAAGCACAGGTCCACTCTGGTGGCCGGTATCCCTCAGCTCAATATGTGCGACGTGGCTGTGATG AACTGGGCCCCGGCAGGCTGTGAAATGTTGGGCAAGTGTTTGAAAGTCCCCAGTTCTCAGCCCTCAAAGTGTGACTGGCCACATtaa
- the cmtm3 gene encoding CKLF-like MARVEL transmembrane domain-containing protein 3: MGDIEASDSNRPRQTVLLSVLPSKEFATSRKGMLLIAEVVLSFVSFICFAASTAAAFVTVPLLEFLGALFLLFAYSMKFNERFKGFLWPLMDFLRCVTASIIYFIVSIMAVSRYVDGSSKAAGIFGFIATIAFALDFYLIFNELATFLKDGGQTEAEPSRQRDDFSDSDSD, from the exons ATGGGGGACATTGAGGCATCCGACTCCAATCGGCCGCGCCAGACTGTCTTGCTCTCCGTTCTTCCAAGCAAAGAGTTCGCAACCTCCAGGAAAGGCATGCTGCTCATCGCAGAAGTG GTCCTGTCGTTTGTGTCGTTCATCTGCTTCGCCGCGTCCACCGCGGCCGCTTTCGTGACGGTCCCTCTGCTGGAATTCCTGGGGGCGCTCTTCTTGCTCTTCGCCTACTCCATGAAATTCAACGAGCGGTTCAAGGGCTTCCTCTGGCCTCTTATG GATTTTCTGAGATGCGTGActgcctccatcatctatttCATCGTGTCCATCATGGCCGTGTCCAGATACGTCGACGGCTCCTCCAAGGCCGCTGGG ATATTTGGTTTCATCGCCACCATCGCGTTCGCTTTAGACTTTTATCTCATCTTCAACGAGCTGGCCACTTTCCTGAAGGACGGAGGACAAACTGAGGCTGAGCCATCACGGCAGCGAG atgatTTTTCAGACTCGGATTCTGACTGA